A DNA window from Bradyrhizobium barranii subsp. barranii contains the following coding sequences:
- the cyoB gene encoding cytochrome o ubiquinol oxidase subunit I encodes MLGKLDWSAIPFDQPIPLVAGAVVLVAILGVLIWVVVKGHLPYLWHEWITSVDHKRIGVMYILLASVMLLRGGSDAIMMRLQQAVAYQSQGYLPPEHYNQIFSAHGTIMIFFTAMPFVIGLMNLIVPLQLGVRDVAFPTLNSVGFWLTATGALLVNISLVVGEFARTGWLAFPPLSELSYSPGVGVDYYAWSLQISGVGTLVAGINLVTTVLKLRTKGMNYLRMPMFCWTTLASNLLIVAAFPILTATLAMLLLDRYLGFHFFTNEAGGNVMMFMNLIWAWGHPEVYILVLPAFGIFSEVVSTFSGKALFGYRSMVLATMAICVISFMVWLHHFFTMGAGPDVNAIFGIASMIIAIPTGVKIYNWLFTMYGGRIRFATPMLWAVGFMVTFIIGGLTGVLVAVPPADFMLHNSMFLVAHFHNVIIGGVLFGAFAGFEYWFPKAFGFRLDERWGKAAFWFTFLGFYVTFIPLYIAGMLGMTRRMQHYDVAAWRPWMFVAAAGMAVLSIGVICQIVQLVVSIRNREALRDRTGDPWDGRSLEWATSSPPPVFNFAFYPDVRGEDAYWDQKAHAKQQQLEHDRPEYQDIDMPRNSPTGFVCAFFATIMGFALIWHIWWMVILGGIGAFATFVVFAWRDHDEYIIPADEVARIDRINLEERRSLVSMAGAL; translated from the coding sequence ATGCTCGGTAAGCTCGATTGGTCGGCGATTCCGTTCGACCAGCCGATACCCCTCGTCGCGGGTGCCGTGGTGCTGGTCGCGATCCTCGGCGTGCTGATCTGGGTCGTCGTGAAAGGGCATTTGCCGTATCTCTGGCACGAATGGATCACCAGCGTCGATCACAAGCGCATCGGCGTGATGTACATCCTGCTCGCTTCGGTCATGCTGCTGCGCGGCGGCAGCGACGCCATCATGATGCGGCTCCAGCAGGCGGTCGCCTACCAGTCACAAGGCTATCTCCCGCCGGAGCACTACAACCAGATCTTCTCGGCGCACGGCACCATCATGATCTTCTTCACGGCGATGCCGTTCGTGATCGGGCTGATGAACCTGATCGTGCCGCTTCAACTCGGCGTGCGCGACGTTGCTTTCCCGACGCTGAATTCGGTCGGCTTCTGGCTGACAGCGACCGGCGCGCTGCTGGTCAATATCTCGCTCGTGGTCGGCGAGTTCGCGCGCACCGGCTGGCTGGCTTTTCCGCCGCTGTCGGAACTGTCCTATTCGCCGGGCGTCGGCGTCGACTACTACGCCTGGTCTCTCCAGATCTCCGGCGTCGGCACCCTGGTCGCCGGCATCAATCTGGTGACCACCGTGCTGAAGCTGCGCACCAAGGGCATGAACTATCTGCGCATGCCGATGTTCTGCTGGACCACGCTGGCCTCCAACCTGCTCATCGTCGCCGCCTTTCCGATCCTCACCGCCACGCTCGCGATGCTGCTGCTCGACCGTTACCTCGGCTTCCACTTCTTCACCAATGAAGCCGGCGGCAACGTCATGATGTTCATGAACCTGATCTGGGCCTGGGGGCACCCGGAGGTCTATATCCTCGTATTGCCGGCCTTCGGCATCTTCTCCGAGGTGGTGTCGACCTTCTCGGGCAAGGCGCTGTTCGGCTACCGCTCGATGGTGCTCGCGACCATGGCGATCTGCGTCATCTCCTTCATGGTCTGGCTGCACCATTTCTTCACGATGGGCGCTGGCCCCGACGTCAACGCCATCTTCGGCATCGCCAGCATGATCATCGCGATACCGACGGGCGTGAAGATCTACAACTGGCTGTTCACGATGTATGGCGGCCGCATCCGCTTTGCGACGCCGATGCTGTGGGCGGTCGGCTTCATGGTCACCTTCATCATCGGCGGATTGACGGGCGTGCTGGTCGCCGTGCCGCCGGCCGACTTCATGCTCCACAACAGCATGTTCCTGGTGGCGCACTTCCACAACGTCATCATCGGCGGCGTGCTGTTCGGCGCCTTCGCCGGCTTCGAGTACTGGTTCCCGAAGGCGTTTGGCTTTCGTCTCGACGAGCGCTGGGGCAAGGCCGCGTTCTGGTTCACCTTCCTCGGCTTCTACGTCACCTTCATTCCGCTCTACATCGCCGGCATGCTCGGCATGACCCGGCGCATGCAGCATTACGACGTCGCGGCCTGGCGGCCATGGATGTTCGTGGCGGCCGCCGGCATGGCCGTGCTGTCGATCGGCGTGATCTGCCAGATCGTGCAGCTCGTGGTCAGCATCCGCAACCGCGAGGCCCTGCGCGACCGCACCGGCGATCCCTGGGACGGCCGCTCGCTGGAATGGGCGACCTCGTCGCCGCCGCCCGTGTTCAACTTCGCCTTCTATCCGGATGTGCGCGGCGAGGATGCTTATTGGGATCAGAAGGCCCATGCCAAGCAGCAGCAGCTCGAGCATGATCGGCCGGAGTATCAGGATATCGACATGCCCAGGAATTCACCGACCGGCTTCGTCTGCGCGTTCTTCGCCACCATCATGGGCTTCGCGCTGATCTGGCACATCTGGTGGATGGTGATTTTGGGCGGCATCGGCGCATTCGCGACCTTCGTCGTGTTCGCCTGGCGCGACCATGACGAATACATCATTCCGGCCGACGAGGTCGCTCGCATCGACCGCATCAATCTCGAGGAACGGCGCAGCCTCGTCAGCATGGCGGGAGCGCTCTGA
- a CDS encoding SDR family NAD(P)-dependent oxidoreductase has product MQGPEDDAGLAGKVALISGGGAAGDGIGNGRAAAILLARAGAKVLVADRDLKLAERTVEMIMAEGGTASAHGGDITSEADCKTLVEAALDRWGRLDFLDNNVGIGSRGSVVDETPEQYRRVMQVNVETMFLLSKHAIPAMIKTAKGGAIVNISSISALRPRGLTTYTTSKAAIIGLTRAMAVDHGRDNIRVNCICPGPMYTPMVYARGMSEQARANRARASLLKTEGTGWDVGHAVKFLLSNFARYITGQVLVVDGGVTLQAPERESQEH; this is encoded by the coding sequence ATGCAGGGCCCCGAGGACGATGCCGGCCTCGCCGGCAAGGTGGCGCTGATCAGCGGCGGCGGCGCCGCTGGCGACGGCATCGGCAACGGCCGCGCTGCAGCAATTCTGTTGGCCCGCGCCGGCGCAAAAGTGCTGGTGGCCGATCGCGACCTCAAGCTCGCCGAGCGCACCGTGGAGATGATCATGGCCGAGGGCGGCACGGCATCAGCGCATGGCGGCGACATCACCAGCGAAGCCGATTGCAAGACACTGGTCGAGGCCGCGCTCGACCGCTGGGGCCGGCTCGATTTCCTCGACAACAATGTCGGCATCGGCAGCCGCGGCAGCGTGGTCGACGAGACGCCCGAGCAGTATCGCCGCGTCATGCAGGTCAACGTCGAGACCATGTTCCTGCTCTCCAAGCACGCGATCCCCGCGATGATCAAGACCGCCAAGGGCGGCGCGATCGTCAATATCTCCTCGATCTCGGCGCTGCGGCCGCGCGGGCTCACGACCTACACGACCTCAAAAGCTGCGATCATCGGCCTGACCCGCGCGATGGCGGTCGATCACGGTCGCGATAACATCCGTGTCAACTGCATCTGCCCCGGACCGATGTACACGCCGATGGTCTATGCCCGCGGCATGAGCGAGCAGGCCCGCGCCAACCGCGCCAGGGCCTCCCTGCTCAAGACCGAAGGCACCGGCTGGGATGTCGGCCACGCCGTCAAATTCCTGCTCAGCAACTTCGCACGCTATATCACCGGCCAGGTGCTGGTGGTGGACGGCGGCGTGACGCTGCAAGCGCCGGAACGTGAATCACAGGAACACTGA
- a CDS encoding GMC family oxidoreductase → MKDPVDVLIIGAGASGAAIAWSLAETKMHILCLEQGGWMNPAAYPSTGRDWEAKFYGEWSSSPNVRGRPEDYPINDDNSPIKVVNYNAVGGSTVMYTAHWPRLHPSDFKVKTLDGVADDWPIDYDALTPFFEENDRIMGTSGLSGDPLSPLTHPPMPQQPMGLSGAIIGKAMNKLGWHWWPSDTTVATTDYEGRARCINLGHCTPACAQGAKSSTDITYWPHAIRAGVELRTHCRVREITTDENGMASGVVYYDKDGVEQFQPAHVVIIACNGVGTPRLLLNSASNRFPHGLANSSGLVGKNLMFHPYAQIYGYVKEPTDSNRAPPTCLWSKEWYDTDLSRGFVRGYGVQFVRGAGPVFEAVVSEQRGILPWGADHHRVFRKLNGHRLGFSAICEDLPEEHNRVTLDPVLKDSHGIPAPRIDYTISENSRKMMEHALARGREVLEMAGATDICVNSPIPWGGWHLLGTARMGTDPERSVVNEWGRTHDVKNLFIVDGSIFVTSGGVNPTSTIQALALYIADQMKQRLANLFD, encoded by the coding sequence ATGAAAGACCCCGTGGACGTCCTGATCATCGGCGCCGGCGCTTCAGGTGCCGCGATCGCGTGGTCGCTGGCCGAGACCAAGATGCACATCCTCTGCCTGGAGCAGGGCGGCTGGATGAACCCGGCGGCATATCCCAGCACGGGCCGCGACTGGGAGGCCAAGTTCTACGGGGAGTGGTCGTCGAGCCCGAATGTCCGCGGCCGGCCCGAGGACTATCCGATCAACGACGACAATTCGCCGATCAAGGTCGTCAACTACAACGCGGTCGGCGGCTCGACGGTGATGTACACCGCGCACTGGCCGCGGCTGCATCCCTCCGACTTCAAGGTGAAGACGCTCGACGGTGTCGCCGACGACTGGCCGATCGACTACGACGCGCTGACGCCGTTCTTCGAAGAGAACGACCGCATCATGGGCACGTCTGGGCTATCGGGCGATCCGCTGTCGCCGCTGACGCATCCGCCGATGCCGCAGCAGCCGATGGGATTGTCCGGCGCCATCATCGGCAAGGCCATGAACAAGCTCGGCTGGCACTGGTGGCCGTCGGATACGACAGTCGCGACCACGGACTATGAGGGCCGCGCGCGTTGTATCAATCTCGGCCATTGCACGCCGGCCTGCGCCCAAGGCGCAAAATCCTCGACCGACATTACCTATTGGCCGCACGCTATCCGCGCCGGCGTCGAGCTTCGCACGCATTGCCGGGTGCGCGAGATCACCACCGACGAGAACGGCATGGCCTCGGGCGTGGTCTATTACGACAAGGACGGCGTCGAGCAGTTCCAGCCGGCGCATGTCGTCATCATCGCCTGCAATGGCGTCGGCACGCCGCGGCTGCTGCTCAACTCGGCATCCAACCGCTTCCCGCACGGTCTTGCCAATTCGTCGGGCCTCGTCGGCAAGAACCTGATGTTCCATCCCTATGCGCAGATCTATGGCTATGTGAAGGAGCCAACCGACAGCAACCGCGCGCCGCCGACCTGCCTATGGAGCAAGGAATGGTATGACACCGACCTGTCGCGCGGTTTCGTACGCGGCTACGGCGTCCAGTTCGTGCGCGGGGCAGGGCCGGTGTTCGAGGCTGTCGTGAGCGAGCAGAGGGGCATTTTGCCGTGGGGCGCGGATCATCACCGCGTCTTCCGCAAGCTCAATGGCCATCGGCTGGGATTCTCCGCGATCTGCGAGGACCTGCCGGAGGAGCACAATCGCGTCACGCTCGATCCTGTCCTGAAGGACAGCCACGGCATTCCAGCGCCGAGGATCGACTACACCATCAGCGAGAACAGCCGGAAGATGATGGAGCATGCGCTCGCGCGCGGCCGCGAGGTTCTGGAAATGGCGGGGGCGACCGACATCTGCGTCAACTCGCCGATCCCGTGGGGCGGCTGGCATCTGCTCGGCACCGCGCGGATGGGCACCGACCCCGAACGCTCCGTCGTCAACGAATGGGGCCGCACGCACGACGTGAAAAATCTCTTCATCGTCGACGGCAGCATCTTCGTCACCTCGGGCGGCGTCAATCCGACGTCCACCATCCAGGCCCTCGCGCTCTACATCGCCGACCAGATGAAGCAGCGCCTCGCAAACTTGTTCGACTGA
- a CDS encoding PQQ-dependent sugar dehydrogenase, whose protein sequence is MKSRISSAATAAGLLVAVAASAQAEPILQGKDAYGDWQADKPGTVRLIRPQDLVRPGATRSVASTARVASRPPEAPPRVPAGFKIELFAEGLRAPRIVRVAPNGDVFVAETRADAIRVLRAGDDGKAATNEVFASGLRRPFGIAFFPNGDNPQWVYIANTDSVVRFPYQAGDLKARGRAETIVASLPQDGSHSTRDIVFTPDNKRMLVSVGSLSNVAEGMGTPPGGLDGWSKTQPLGAAWASELERATVMAFTPDGKDRKIYATGIRNCVGLAIEPQSGLPWCSTNERDGLGDDLVPDYVTSVKEGAFYGWPWFYIGGNEDPRHAGARPDLKDKVTVPDVLIQPHSASLGMTFYQGTQFPSDYQGDAFAAEHGSWNRSKRTGYKVIRIRMKDGKPTGEYEDFVTGFVVSDTEVWGRPVGVAVAKDGSLLVSEDGNGTIWRATRAPQ, encoded by the coding sequence GTGAAAAGCAGGATCTCGTCCGCAGCAACGGCTGCGGGATTGCTGGTCGCGGTTGCTGCCAGCGCGCAGGCCGAGCCGATTCTGCAGGGCAAGGACGCCTATGGCGATTGGCAGGCCGACAAGCCCGGCACGGTCAGGTTGATCCGGCCGCAGGACCTCGTCAGGCCCGGCGCGACACGGTCGGTTGCGAGCACCGCGCGTGTGGCGTCGCGACCGCCGGAGGCCCCGCCACGTGTGCCGGCGGGTTTCAAGATCGAGCTGTTCGCCGAAGGCTTGCGCGCGCCGCGCATTGTGAGGGTCGCGCCGAACGGCGATGTCTTCGTCGCGGAGACGCGGGCCGACGCCATCCGCGTGCTGCGCGCCGGGGATGACGGCAAGGCCGCGACCAACGAGGTGTTTGCCAGCGGATTGAGACGGCCGTTCGGCATCGCCTTCTTTCCGAACGGCGACAATCCGCAATGGGTCTATATCGCCAACACCGACAGCGTCGTCCGGTTTCCCTATCAGGCCGGCGATCTCAAGGCGCGCGGCAGGGCGGAGACGATCGTGGCAAGCCTGCCGCAGGACGGCAGCCATTCCACCCGCGACATCGTCTTCACGCCCGACAACAAGCGCATGCTGGTCTCGGTCGGCTCGCTCAGCAACGTCGCCGAGGGCATGGGGACGCCGCCGGGCGGGTTGGATGGCTGGTCGAAGACGCAGCCGCTCGGCGCGGCCTGGGCCAGTGAGCTCGAGCGCGCCACCGTGATGGCCTTCACGCCTGACGGCAAGGACCGGAAGATTTATGCCACCGGCATCCGCAATTGCGTCGGTCTTGCGATCGAGCCGCAGAGCGGGCTGCCCTGGTGCTCGACCAATGAGCGCGACGGGCTCGGCGACGATCTCGTGCCCGATTACGTCACCAGCGTGAAGGAGGGCGCGTTCTACGGCTGGCCGTGGTTCTATATCGGCGGCAACGAAGATCCGCGTCACGCCGGCGCGCGGCCGGATCTCAAGGACAAGGTGACGGTGCCCGACGTGCTGATCCAGCCGCACTCGGCTTCGCTCGGCATGACTTTCTATCAGGGCACGCAGTTTCCGTCCGACTATCAAGGCGATGCCTTCGCCGCTGAGCACGGCTCCTGGAACCGCTCCAAGCGCACCGGCTACAAGGTGATCCGTATCAGGATGAAGGACGGCAAGCCCACCGGCGAGTACGAGGATTTCGTCACGGGGTTTGTCGTGAGTGACACGGAAGTCTGGGGAAGGCCGGTTGGTGTCGCCGTGGCGAAGGATGGATCGCTGCTGGTGTCGGAGGACGGCAATGGCACCATCTGGCGGGCGACGCGCGCACCGCAGTGA
- a CDS encoding cytochrome ubiquinol oxidase subunit II family protein: MNLLDPKGPVAAANSTILVDSVFIMLVIVVPTIFAILAFAFWFRASNPRARYQPDFVYSGRVEMVVWAIPALTVILLGGVAWIGSHQLDPAAPVPGTGSPVRIQAVSLDWKWLFIYPDQRIATVNTLTVPAGAELNFQLTSSSVMNVFFIPQLGSMIYTMNGMVTKLNLRADNEGKLQGLSAHFSGDGFPDMMFDVNVISPLAFPDWVATTAKTDAVLNEESYTKLMQQGIEKNRLTFRLDDPRLFDLIATQHIPPGPGPELLSDAGRPHSGGHDAR; encoded by the coding sequence ATGAATCTGCTCGATCCAAAAGGGCCGGTGGCTGCCGCCAACAGCACCATCCTGGTCGATTCCGTCTTCATCATGCTCGTGATCGTGGTGCCGACCATTTTCGCGATTTTGGCCTTTGCGTTCTGGTTTCGCGCGTCCAATCCGAGAGCACGTTACCAGCCTGACTTCGTCTATTCCGGCCGCGTCGAGATGGTGGTGTGGGCGATCCCCGCGCTCACCGTGATCCTGCTCGGAGGCGTCGCCTGGATCGGCTCGCACCAACTCGATCCCGCCGCGCCCGTGCCGGGCACCGGCAGTCCGGTCCGCATCCAGGCGGTCTCGCTCGACTGGAAATGGCTCTTCATCTATCCGGACCAGCGCATCGCCACCGTCAACACGCTGACGGTGCCGGCCGGTGCCGAGCTGAATTTCCAGCTGACGTCGTCGAGCGTGATGAACGTGTTCTTCATCCCGCAGCTCGGCAGCATGATCTACACCATGAACGGCATGGTGACGAAGCTGAACCTGCGCGCCGACAATGAGGGCAAGTTGCAGGGTCTGTCGGCGCATTTCTCCGGCGACGGCTTTCCCGACATGATGTTCGACGTCAACGTGATCTCGCCGCTCGCGTTCCCGGATTGGGTCGCGACCACGGCGAAGACCGATGCCGTGCTGAACGAGGAGAGCTACACGAAGCTGATGCAGCAGGGCATCGAGAAGAACAGGCTGACCTTTCGCCTGGACGATCCCCGTCTGTTCGACCTGATCGCAACCCAGCACATTCCGCCAGGGCCCGGCCCGGAGCTGCTCTCCGATGCCGGCAGGCCGCACAGTGGAGGCCACGATGCTCGGTAA
- a CDS encoding SDR family NAD(P)-dependent oxidoreductase → MRLKDKVAIVVGAGQSPGEGMGNGRATALTFAREGAKVLCVDHHLESAQETVDLIAAEQGTAAAFKADVTKSADIKAMVADALARWGRIDVLHNNVGVSLSGGDAELLQITEEAFDHVVAINLKSCILAAKEVIPIMRAQGSGAIVNISSMAAITTYPYVAYKATKSAMIAFTEQLAYQNAEYGIRANVILPGLMNTPMAVDTRAREWSKPRAEVEAERDSKVPLRRKMGTGWDVANAALFLASDEANFITGVTLPVDGGASVRRG, encoded by the coding sequence ATGCGCTTGAAGGACAAGGTCGCGATCGTCGTCGGCGCCGGCCAGAGCCCCGGTGAAGGCATGGGCAACGGCCGCGCCACCGCGCTGACCTTCGCGCGCGAGGGTGCCAAAGTGCTGTGCGTCGACCATCACCTGGAATCGGCGCAGGAAACCGTCGATCTGATCGCAGCGGAGCAAGGCACCGCCGCGGCTTTCAAGGCCGACGTGACCAAATCCGCGGACATCAAGGCGATGGTCGCGGATGCGCTGGCGCGCTGGGGCCGCATCGACGTGCTGCACAATAATGTCGGCGTCAGCCTGTCCGGTGGCGATGCCGAGCTGCTTCAAATCACCGAGGAGGCGTTCGACCATGTCGTCGCCATCAATCTGAAGAGCTGTATTCTGGCAGCGAAGGAAGTGATCCCGATCATGCGCGCGCAAGGAAGCGGCGCCATCGTCAACATCTCCTCGATGGCCGCGATCACGACCTATCCTTACGTCGCCTACAAGGCGACGAAGTCGGCCATGATCGCCTTCACCGAGCAGCTCGCCTACCAGAACGCCGAATACGGCATCCGTGCCAACGTCATCCTGCCCGGCCTGATGAACACGCCGATGGCCGTCGACACCCGCGCCCGCGAATGGTCCAAGCCCCGCGCTGAAGTCGAAGCCGAGCGCGACAGCAAGGTGCCACTGCGCAGGAAGATGGGCACCGGCTGGGACGTCGCGAATGCCGCACTGTTTTTGGCGTCGGACGAGGCGAATTTCATCACGGGCGTGACGCTGCCGGTGGATGGTGGCGCGAGTGTGAGACGGGGGTAA
- the cyoD gene encoding cytochrome o ubiquinol oxidase subunit IV: MSDQTHVRTGHDLAPGEEEQHSVGERVLGYVVGLGLALLLTATSFFIAGTDLVWQPSIPVALIVLAIAQMGVHLVFFLHITTGPDNTNNVLALAFGLLVVFLVVGGTVWIMGHLNANMPPMDQIMPMRK, encoded by the coding sequence ATGAGCGATCAGACGCATGTGCGGACCGGACACGATCTCGCACCGGGCGAGGAAGAGCAACACAGCGTCGGCGAGCGGGTGCTCGGCTACGTCGTTGGTCTCGGCCTCGCGCTATTGCTCACGGCAACGTCATTCTTCATCGCTGGAACCGACCTGGTCTGGCAACCATCGATCCCTGTTGCTCTGATCGTGCTGGCGATCGCGCAGATGGGCGTGCACCTCGTGTTCTTCCTGCACATCACGACCGGGCCTGACAATACCAACAACGTGCTGGCGCTCGCCTTCGGCCTTCTGGTCGTCTTCCTGGTCGTCGGCGGCACCGTCTGGATCATGGGGCATCTGAACGCGAACATGCCGCCGATGGACCAGATTATGCCGATGCGGAAATAG
- a CDS encoding thermonuclease family protein produces the protein MSLRNSFAAARAFALVSFLALSGFLASSGPASALTAAATVRDANSIQLGDVTYRLDGVDAPELDQVCIDDHADPWTCGIEARDQLAKLINKRSVRCDDVGPEKSFGKRHRAICTAEGDKVSLNEQLVKLGYGIAREPIKANVKAAAADAKTASAGIWKGCFVAPQEFRMGKKDGTLLGAACRADRDKEIRAALFPEELTMPPSCSIKGKLAVRARVTGNIGIYHLRGCPSYPATTKPDRWFCSEDDAQAAGFRKAYNCRRPK, from the coding sequence ATGTCCCTTAGGAATTCATTTGCCGCCGCCCGCGCCTTCGCGCTTGTTTCGTTTCTCGCTCTCTCCGGGTTTCTGGCCTCTTCCGGGCCGGCCTCCGCGCTGACGGCGGCGGCGACCGTCCGGGACGCCAATTCGATCCAGCTCGGCGACGTCACCTACCGCCTCGACGGCGTCGACGCGCCCGAGCTGGACCAGGTCTGCATCGACGATCACGCCGATCCCTGGACCTGCGGCATCGAGGCCCGCGACCAGTTGGCGAAGCTGATCAACAAACGCAGCGTGCGTTGTGACGATGTCGGGCCGGAAAAGAGCTTCGGCAAACGGCACCGGGCGATCTGCACCGCCGAGGGCGACAAGGTCTCGTTGAACGAGCAGCTGGTCAAGCTTGGCTATGGCATCGCCCGCGAGCCGATCAAGGCGAACGTCAAGGCTGCCGCGGCCGATGCCAAAACCGCGTCAGCCGGCATCTGGAAGGGCTGCTTTGTTGCACCGCAAGAATTCCGCATGGGCAAGAAGGACGGCACGCTGCTCGGCGCCGCCTGCCGCGCCGACCGCGACAAGGAAATCCGCGCGGCGCTGTTTCCGGAGGAGCTGACCATGCCGCCGAGTTGCAGCATCAAGGGCAAGCTCGCCGTGCGCGCACGCGTCACCGGCAATATCGGCATCTATCACTTGAGGGGCTGCCCGAGCTATCCCGCGACCACCAAGCCGGACCGCTGGTTCTGCTCGGAGGACGACGCGCAGGCCGCCGGCTTCCGCAAGGCCTACAATTGCCGTCGGCCGAAATGA
- a CDS encoding cytochrome (ubi)quinol oxidase subunit III has protein sequence MSMTATAGRAHADPHHIGLVVEHPGPASKRIVTAYGFWVFLLSDIVMFSCFFAAYAVLSGQTAGGPSGSEIFEQRNVAIETVCLLLSSFTCGMASIAADVRNRFWFYLGMTVTCVLGLIFLTIEFREFADLVARGYGPSRSAFLTSFFSLVGCHGLHVSAGILWLLTMMAQVFAKGFRADVLRRMMCFALFWHALDIVWVGVFSVVYLLGSAV, from the coding sequence ATGTCGATGACGGCGACAGCCGGCCGCGCGCATGCCGACCCCCACCACATCGGGCTCGTCGTCGAGCATCCAGGCCCGGCATCGAAGCGCATCGTGACCGCCTACGGCTTCTGGGTCTTCCTGCTCTCCGATATCGTAATGTTCTCCTGCTTCTTCGCGGCCTATGCGGTGCTGTCCGGCCAGACCGCGGGTGGCCCCAGCGGCTCGGAGATCTTCGAGCAGCGAAACGTCGCGATCGAGACGGTCTGCCTGCTGCTGTCGAGCTTCACCTGCGGCATGGCCAGCATTGCCGCCGACGTACGCAACCGGTTCTGGTTCTATCTCGGCATGACCGTGACCTGCGTGCTCGGACTGATCTTTCTCACCATCGAGTTCCGCGAGTTCGCCGACCTCGTTGCACGCGGCTATGGCCCGTCGCGCAGCGCGTTCCTGACGTCGTTCTTCTCGCTGGTGGGCTGCCACGGCCTGCACGTCTCGGCCGGCATATTGTGGCTGCTCACCATGATGGCCCAGGTCTTTGCAAAGGGCTTTCGCGCCGACGTCCTGCGCCGGATGATGTGCTTTGCGCTGTTCTGGCATGCGCTTGACATCGTCTGGGTCGGGGTCTTCTCCGTCGTCTACCTGCTTGGGAGTGCCGTATGA
- a CDS encoding carboxymuconolactone decarboxylase family protein, with protein MARLPYLEADQVAPEYRDMLKRNTNLHKLLVNSPEMARAFNGIGSYIRFKSKLDPRLRELAILQVGWMEKSEYEFTHHVKIGKEFGVTDEDIAGLMAETDGKPSKLEPLARAILKGAREMVRELTMSDATFAEIKKDLSDEHMVDLVLTIAFYCGVVRVLATMKIDNEPYYKEVLQQYPIPGVK; from the coding sequence ATGGCCCGCCTGCCCTATCTCGAGGCCGACCAGGTCGCGCCCGAATATCGCGACATGCTCAAGCGCAACACCAACCTGCACAAGCTGCTGGTCAACTCGCCGGAGATGGCGCGCGCCTTCAACGGCATCGGCAGCTATATTCGCTTCAAGAGCAAGCTCGACCCGCGGTTGCGGGAGCTCGCGATCCTCCAGGTCGGCTGGATGGAGAAGTCGGAATACGAATTCACCCACCATGTGAAGATCGGCAAGGAGTTCGGCGTCACCGACGAGGACATCGCAGGTCTGATGGCGGAGACCGACGGCAAGCCGTCGAAGCTGGAGCCGCTCGCCAGGGCGATCCTGAAAGGCGCCCGCGAGATGGTGCGCGAGCTCACGATGTCGGACGCGACCTTCGCCGAGATCAAGAAAGATCTCTCCGACGAGCACATGGTCGACCTCGTGCTCACCATCGCCTTCTATTGCGGCGTGGTACGCGTGCTCGCCACTATGAAGATCGACAACGAACCGTATTACAAAGAGGTACTCCAGCAGTACCCGATCCCGGGAGTGAAGTGA